A window of the Aquimarina spinulae genome harbors these coding sequences:
- a CDS encoding LytR/AlgR family response regulator transcription factor, with protein sequence MINCLIIEDEHGAQEVLQNYIDRTPFVNCLGVYESGLDIRFEELKKVDFMFLDIQLPELNGLSFLKTLIHPPKVIVTTAYPDYAVDAFEENVLDYLVKPFSYERFFKAITRVRNQIQITNDEINKQLFLYADKTIYKITIDDILYLKAEVDYVKVVTKEKSILLLDSLHNWEKKLHDDNFVRTHRSYIVNFEKIEKVSGNLVYIADEKIPIGKTYKEEFLKKIKYIK encoded by the coding sequence ATGATAAATTGTTTGATTATAGAAGACGAACACGGTGCGCAAGAAGTGTTACAAAACTACATTGATAGAACTCCGTTTGTGAACTGTTTAGGAGTATATGAAAGTGGATTGGATATTAGGTTTGAAGAACTAAAGAAGGTAGATTTTATGTTTTTAGATATTCAGCTACCTGAGTTAAATGGATTGTCATTCTTAAAAACACTTATCCACCCTCCAAAAGTAATTGTAACTACTGCTTATCCAGATTATGCAGTAGATGCTTTTGAAGAAAATGTATTGGACTACCTGGTAAAACCATTTTCTTATGAACGTTTTTTTAAAGCGATTACCCGAGTTCGAAATCAAATACAGATTACAAATGACGAAATCAATAAACAACTTTTTCTATATGCAGACAAGACCATTTATAAAATTACTATTGATGATATTTTATATTTAAAAGCCGAAGTAGATTATGTAAAAGTGGTTACTAAAGAAAAGTCTATTTTATTGTTAGACAGTTTACATAATTGGGAAAAAAAACTACATGACGATAATTTTGTAAGAACTCATCGTTCTTATATTGTAAATTTTGAGAAAATAGAAAAAGTATCGGGAAACTTGGTGTATATAGCAGATGAAAAAATTCCTATCGGAAAAACATATAAAGAAGAATTCTTAAAAAAGATAAAATACATAAAGTAG
- a CDS encoding mechanosensitive ion channel family protein, with product MEKFLNFKLIENIFNELYEIIPNIIGAILFILVGWMIVKLILFILKKSLKLTKIDTLVSKISDNGSLFNSATKIEPTKIILAFVKWFLILVLVIVGADMFGLNMVSNGAGRLIDYLPKIFSSIVILGLGLYLASLVRKSVYALLKSLDLNGSKLISSILFFSIVAIVAITALNQAGINTSIITNNLSLILGAFLATFVLALGLGSRDIVYRLLLGFYSKKNFEVGQKIKIEDDEGVIISIDNICITVERNDNNRVVYPIKLIANKKVEIIS from the coding sequence ATGGAAAAATTTCTAAATTTTAAATTGATTGAAAATATATTTAATGAACTGTATGAAATTATACCCAATATAATTGGTGCAATTTTGTTCATTTTAGTCGGATGGATGATTGTAAAACTCATTCTTTTTATATTAAAAAAATCCTTGAAGCTAACCAAAATTGATACTTTGGTATCTAAAATTAGTGATAACGGGTCTCTTTTTAATTCTGCTACCAAAATTGAACCTACCAAAATAATTCTAGCTTTTGTTAAGTGGTTTCTAATTCTCGTATTGGTCATTGTCGGAGCTGATATGTTTGGTTTAAATATGGTTTCGAATGGTGCAGGAAGGTTAATCGATTATTTACCCAAAATATTCAGTTCGATTGTAATTTTAGGATTAGGATTATATCTGGCATCTCTAGTAAGAAAATCTGTTTATGCCTTGCTAAAATCTCTGGATCTTAATGGATCCAAACTAATAAGTTCTATACTCTTTTTTAGTATCGTAGCCATTGTGGCTATTACCGCTTTAAATCAGGCAGGTATCAATACTAGTATTATAACAAATAATCTTTCTCTTATTCTGGGGGCTTTTTTAGCCACTTTTGTACTTGCCTTAGGTTTAGGTTCCAGAGATATTGTATATAGATTATTACTTGGTTTTTACTCTAAAAAGAATTTTGAAGTAGGGCAAAAAATTAAAATCGAAGATGATGAAGGAGTTATTATTTCTATCGACAATATTTGCATAACAGTAGAAAGGAATGACAATAATAGAGTCGTCTATCCTATTAAACTTATAGCAAATAAAAAAGTTGAAATTATTAGTTAA
- a CDS encoding RNA polymerase sigma factor, giving the protein MKKTELDENLEDKELVYKIAKSKDTKLYAILYDRYAKTIYNKCLSFVKSNEEAQDLTHDIFVLLFAKLKTFKGNSKFSTWLYSFTYNFCVNYVQRVQKKKKEKIVSIDDIIVEYPSEEIDDEDMMKLKSKKLAMALKKIDPDDKIILMMKYQDDLSIKEIEKTLNIGSSAVKMRLSRAKSRLLSSYKTL; this is encoded by the coding sequence TTGAAGAAGACAGAACTGGATGAAAATTTAGAGGATAAAGAGCTTGTTTACAAAATAGCCAAAAGTAAGGATACTAAGCTATATGCAATTCTTTATGATAGATATGCAAAAACTATATATAATAAATGCTTGAGTTTTGTAAAATCTAATGAGGAGGCACAAGATTTAACACATGATATTTTTGTTCTTTTATTCGCCAAGCTAAAAACATTTAAAGGAAATTCTAAATTTTCTACCTGGTTGTACTCATTCACCTATAATTTCTGTGTGAATTATGTACAAAGGGTTCAAAAAAAGAAAAAAGAGAAAATCGTATCTATCGATGATATTATCGTTGAGTACCCATCTGAAGAGATAGACGACGAGGATATGATGAAACTAAAATCCAAAAAACTAGCAATGGCGCTAAAAAAAATTGACCCCGATGATAAAATCATTTTAATGATGAAATATCAGGATGATCTATCTATAAAAGAAATCGAAAAAACCCTAAATATTGGCAGTAGTGCCGTAAAAATGAGACTAAGCCGAGCTAAATCTAGATTATTGAGCTCGTATAAAACTTTATAA
- a CDS encoding sensor histidine kinase, producing the protein MSNNAMYSKLKKAEPVLHLLFWGMVLFFPYIKYLGREGGYPMSFMHELVTLVFNMVPTYVMYLWFFPLKNKKKYIVLVLLVFSSNALIHYYADNFFHLTEDHKDHQDHRWKYVVSSWVTYFSFSLAFFALHSIKKLYAKQLELDTTKQEKQQAELSALKAQINPHFLFNTLNNIYANALKKDEKTPDLILKLSSSFRYVLHEGQKEKVTLSHEITHVKDYISLQEERLSTKIQADFFEDIDNPKTEIAPLLLIPFVENAFKYTSILKGKNHRIRIRAVLKRDQFSFYCENPYNENKKPEIDANWQESGIGIKNTQRRLQLLYPERYQLQIKKENNVFKVILTISL; encoded by the coding sequence GTGAGTAATAACGCTATGTATTCAAAACTAAAAAAAGCAGAACCTGTATTGCATCTGCTTTTTTGGGGAATGGTACTTTTTTTTCCATATATAAAGTATCTGGGAAGAGAAGGAGGGTACCCTATGAGTTTTATGCATGAGCTAGTTACATTGGTATTTAATATGGTACCTACATATGTCATGTACCTGTGGTTCTTTCCTTTAAAAAATAAGAAGAAGTATATTGTTTTAGTACTGCTTGTTTTTAGTAGCAACGCTTTAATCCATTATTATGCAGATAATTTTTTTCACCTTACAGAAGATCATAAAGATCATCAAGATCATCGCTGGAAATATGTAGTTTCTAGCTGGGTGACGTATTTCTCCTTTAGTTTGGCTTTTTTTGCTTTGCATTCTATTAAAAAATTATATGCTAAACAGCTTGAATTAGATACTACAAAACAAGAAAAACAACAAGCAGAACTCAGTGCATTAAAAGCACAAATAAATCCACACTTCCTATTTAATACACTAAATAATATTTATGCAAATGCTTTAAAAAAAGATGAAAAAACTCCAGATCTGATTTTAAAGTTATCTAGCAGTTTTAGATATGTATTGCATGAAGGCCAAAAAGAAAAAGTAACTTTATCTCATGAGATTACTCATGTGAAAGATTACATTAGTTTACAAGAGGAACGATTATCTACCAAAATACAAGCTGATTTTTTTGAAGATATTGATAATCCGAAAACAGAAATAGCTCCATTACTCTTAATTCCTTTTGTAGAAAATGCATTTAAGTATACCAGTATCTTAAAAGGTAAAAACCATCGGATACGAATTAGGGCAGTATTAAAAAGAGATCAATTCTCTTTTTATTGCGAAAATCCATATAATGAAAATAAGAAGCCAGAGATTGATGCAAATTGGCAAGAAAGCGGTATTGGGATAAAAAACACTCAAAGGAGATTACAGTTATTATATCCAGAGCGATATCAATTACAGATTAAGAAAGAAAATAATGTATTTAAAGTAATACTCACCATCTCATTATGA
- a CDS encoding outer membrane beta-barrel family protein, translating to MIRTVNFILFFFIGFSIMSGQEIKMLKGTVKDQTTQEIIPYATVAVYNNKGELVDGISTNDKGQFLLETDKIFTYFEVSFIGYQTALVQFSEIGDPTNISIRLQSMASTLDEIVIEADRTTTQLKIDRKIIDIGADIQQSGTTALEAFDQITDIQTDLGTGNISLRGSDNVKLLINGKPSSLNAVELLEQIPSSSIKTVEIITSPSAKYQADGLSGVINVILKRNMNRGFNLNLNSALGTKRYSYGIDGNYNLSFMNLRFNASQSGREMDSKQTINRSFINGDTQSIFTPHDFNGKIKRGIIGLDFFIDEHNEFSLGFDYTDDYHSFYNNSQYFDVTDRDDFIYTRNSAHSHFTSVFNANYRRRFNKEGHFLEIDYNLNDNKNEYPASDFEDDVFLFDQIIEEDNTIHAISLDYALPVSEKITIETGASWNKSDTKNQQFFRSNNTVSTLDIFDYEEELLGIYGLTKFRIKNLDWQVGLRYEYFSSKSQNTLNLSTTDLHFSNLFPSIHVAYTFSEDNTLGLGYSKRISRPNLHHINPFQLGNPFFRFDGNPGLKPESSDNIELNYQNNKRKLNWSVATFYRYRKDVILWVNTIEDNNVQVISFQNIGINHSLGIETTLKYRFAKYWNTVLTGNYYYTITDQNNLVTWDELYSSNLQLKNTFKITKKVSTDITYRHTPKRQNAFNYIEPRHRVDWAVRAKFMNNKLTANLRVIDVLDNNLMKRNIRTPEFNQRTVWKFQSQTLGFLFSLKYTLFKSEDRARNRKEREYRHNHSSN from the coding sequence ATGATACGAACAGTAAATTTTATACTATTTTTTTTTATAGGATTCTCAATTATGAGTGGTCAGGAAATAAAAATGTTGAAAGGAACGGTAAAAGACCAAACAACTCAAGAGATTATTCCTTATGCTACAGTAGCAGTTTATAACAATAAAGGAGAATTAGTTGATGGTATTTCGACTAATGATAAGGGTCAATTTCTACTAGAGACAGACAAAATATTTACATATTTTGAAGTTAGTTTTATTGGTTACCAGACTGCCTTGGTGCAATTTTCTGAAATTGGTGATCCAACCAATATTTCAATTAGACTGCAATCGATGGCAAGTACTCTGGACGAAATTGTTATCGAGGCTGATCGAACTACCACACAGCTTAAAATCGATAGAAAAATTATCGATATAGGAGCAGATATTCAACAATCTGGCACTACAGCCCTCGAAGCTTTTGATCAAATAACAGATATACAGACTGATTTAGGAACTGGTAATATTTCATTAAGAGGTAGTGATAATGTGAAATTGTTAATCAATGGGAAACCTTCTTCCTTAAACGCAGTAGAGTTATTAGAGCAAATCCCATCATCTTCTATAAAAACTGTAGAAATTATTACTTCTCCATCAGCAAAATATCAGGCAGATGGATTATCAGGTGTTATTAATGTGATCTTGAAAAGAAACATGAATAGAGGATTTAATCTTAATCTTAATAGTGCATTGGGAACAAAGCGATATAGTTATGGTATTGATGGAAATTATAACCTCTCATTTATGAATTTAAGATTTAATGCCTCGCAATCTGGAAGAGAAATGGATAGCAAACAAACCATTAATAGATCTTTTATAAATGGTGATACTCAAAGTATTTTTACTCCCCACGATTTTAATGGAAAAATAAAAAGGGGAATAATCGGATTAGATTTTTTTATAGATGAGCATAATGAATTTTCTCTGGGGTTTGATTATACCGATGATTATCACAGTTTCTACAATAATTCTCAATATTTTGATGTGACTGATCGTGACGATTTTATTTATACCCGTAACTCCGCACATTCACATTTTACTTCTGTTTTTAATGCTAATTATCGTAGAAGATTTAATAAAGAAGGACATTTTTTAGAGATTGACTATAATCTTAATGATAATAAAAATGAGTATCCAGCTTCTGATTTTGAAGATGATGTTTTTTTGTTTGATCAAATAATAGAAGAAGATAATACAATCCATGCCATATCATTAGACTATGCATTACCTGTTTCAGAAAAGATTACAATAGAAACAGGAGCATCCTGGAATAAGAGTGATACAAAAAACCAACAGTTTTTTAGATCAAATAATACAGTGTCTACATTAGATATATTTGATTATGAAGAAGAGCTATTAGGGATCTACGGACTTACAAAATTTAGGATTAAAAATTTGGATTGGCAAGTTGGATTGCGGTATGAATATTTCTCGTCAAAATCTCAAAACACATTAAATTTGTCTACAACGGATCTACATTTTTCTAATCTTTTTCCATCAATTCATGTCGCCTATACCTTTAGTGAAGATAATACACTGGGCTTAGGGTATAGTAAACGAATTTCCAGACCTAATTTACATCATATTAACCCATTTCAGCTAGGAAACCCTTTTTTTAGATTTGATGGTAATCCAGGGTTAAAACCAGAATCGAGTGATAACATTGAACTTAATTACCAAAATAATAAAAGAAAATTAAATTGGTCTGTTGCAACATTTTATCGTTACAGAAAAGATGTTATTCTTTGGGTAAATACTATAGAAGATAATAATGTACAAGTGATCTCATTTCAAAATATTGGGATAAACCATTCCTTAGGTATCGAAACAACTCTAAAATATAGATTTGCAAAGTATTGGAATACAGTGCTTACAGGGAATTATTACTACACAATAACAGATCAGAACAATCTGGTTACCTGGGATGAATTATACTCGTCTAATCTACAATTAAAGAATACGTTTAAAATTACTAAAAAAGTAAGTACAGATATAACATATCGGCATACACCTAAAAGGCAAAATGCTTTTAATTATATAGAACCAAGACATAGAGTTGATTGGGCGGTAAGGGCAAAATTTATGAATAATAAATTAACGGCCAACTTAAGAGTAATAGATGTATTAGATAATAATTTGATGAAACGAAATATACGTACTCCCGAGTTTAACCAACGTACCGTTTGGAAGTTTCAGTCACAAACACTAGGATTTTTATTTAGTCTAAAATATACACTCTTTAAAAGCGAGGATAGAGCAAGAAATAGAAAAGAGCGAGAATATAGACATAATCATTCTAGCAATTAA
- a CDS encoding TonB-dependent receptor domain-containing protein: MKRIFLFLVLACHFSVYSQFDIKGIVINNSNKLPIADVSVLDIGSNIKVFTDADGKFSIKSLEKIIFSKDGYTEITIDINKHNRTKDGYIIIALTPITNLVEVVIEDYFRPQKHRYATEAISSITTSDINRGNPIELHPILNRVAGVFMQNGTLNTNRITIRGIGARNLFGTANIRAYFGDIPLTDGNGESSIEDLELGALSSIEIHKGPSSSSYGVGLGGTILFRPQFANTNTSESEFTTSFGSYGLRRVLAKAAISKEKSNVTVLYSNNHTDGYRDNNEYDRNTVTLASGFDIGKKNNFSVIGSYVNLNAGIPSSLNQENFENNPRQAAFTWGRAQGNEDVDYGILGVTWKHNYNPKISHNTSIFGSFRNNDESRPFNILKENATSFGMRNRVLGTHLIANQELNWTLGGELFLDYYTGKTFENLYQDFPSGTGSVQGNQLSDLDEKRYYYNIFAETKYKISEKFKVNLGVNLNQTFFDIDDQFLSDGEDSSGKFDYDPILSPKIGINYTLNPQFTFYGNIAHGFSTPTTSETLLPDGLFNPDIKPEIGWNYEIGTRYSLLHDKLYGSVSLYQFRVKDLLVSRRTVDDNFFAINAGKTTHNGAEIELNFDIIKVNSGVLKFFFNASIYDHTFDNFTDLDNDFSDNDLTGVPSQVTNSGIEFIAQKGFYGNLSFQTVGKIPANDANASFSKNYELLHGKIGYKNSIGSHFTYDLFFGANNILDTKYASQLQINARGFGGNAPRYFYPGLPFNAYGGINIRYSLASSRQIN, encoded by the coding sequence TTGAAAAGAATATTTTTATTTTTAGTACTCGCTTGTCATTTTTCTGTATACTCACAATTTGATATTAAAGGAATTGTCATAAATAATTCGAATAAACTTCCGATAGCAGATGTAAGCGTTCTTGATATAGGTAGCAACATTAAAGTTTTTACCGATGCTGATGGTAAATTCTCTATAAAGTCTTTAGAAAAAATAATCTTTTCTAAAGATGGTTATACCGAAATTACTATAGACATTAACAAACATAATCGTACTAAGGACGGGTACATTATAATAGCATTAACTCCTATTACAAATTTGGTAGAGGTGGTAATAGAAGATTATTTTCGTCCACAAAAACATAGGTATGCAACAGAAGCTATCTCTTCTATCACGACTAGTGATATTAATCGTGGAAACCCAATAGAGCTACATCCTATTCTTAATAGAGTTGCTGGTGTTTTTATGCAAAATGGTACTTTAAATACCAATAGAATTACAATTAGAGGAATCGGAGCCAGAAACTTATTTGGTACAGCTAATATAAGAGCCTATTTTGGAGATATTCCATTAACCGATGGCAATGGAGAATCTTCTATAGAGGATTTAGAGCTTGGTGCTTTATCCAGTATAGAAATACATAAAGGTCCTTCTTCAAGCAGTTATGGTGTAGGGTTAGGAGGAACTATCTTATTTCGACCTCAATTTGCAAATACAAATACTTCTGAGAGTGAATTCACTACATCATTCGGGAGTTATGGACTAAGAAGAGTTTTGGCAAAAGCTGCTATATCCAAAGAAAAATCTAATGTTACAGTACTCTATAGTAACAATCATACCGATGGCTATCGTGATAACAATGAATACGATCGAAATACAGTAACACTGGCCTCTGGTTTTGATATTGGAAAGAAAAACAATTTTTCGGTTATAGGGAGCTATGTTAATCTTAATGCAGGGATCCCCAGTTCATTAAATCAGGAAAATTTTGAAAACAATCCTAGACAAGCTGCATTTACCTGGGGACGTGCGCAAGGAAATGAAGATGTAGATTATGGAATATTAGGAGTAACCTGGAAACATAATTACAATCCAAAAATATCACATAACACCAGTATTTTTGGTTCTTTTAGAAATAATGACGAATCTAGACCTTTTAATATACTGAAAGAAAATGCTACCAGTTTTGGTATGAGAAATCGAGTTTTAGGAACTCATCTAATTGCTAATCAAGAATTAAACTGGACCTTGGGCGGAGAGTTATTCTTGGATTATTATACCGGTAAGACCTTTGAAAACTTATACCAGGATTTCCCTTCTGGTACAGGTAGTGTACAAGGTAATCAACTTTCTGATCTCGATGAAAAACGATACTATTACAACATTTTTGCCGAAACAAAATATAAGATTAGTGAGAAATTTAAAGTAAACTTAGGTGTAAATCTCAATCAGACTTTTTTTGATATCGATGATCAATTCTTATCTGATGGAGAAGATAGCTCTGGTAAATTTGATTATGATCCCATACTCTCTCCCAAAATAGGAATAAACTATACTCTAAACCCTCAATTTACCTTCTACGGAAACATTGCTCATGGTTTCTCTACTCCAACTACTTCAGAAACGCTATTACCCGATGGTCTCTTTAATCCCGATATAAAACCCGAAATAGGATGGAATTATGAAATCGGTACCCGATATAGTTTATTACATGATAAACTATATGGTTCTGTATCACTATATCAATTTAGAGTTAAAGATCTCTTGGTTTCAAGAAGAACCGTCGACGATAATTTCTTTGCTATTAATGCTGGAAAAACTACGCATAATGGCGCCGAAATAGAATTAAATTTCGATATTATAAAAGTAAACTCTGGAGTATTAAAATTCTTTTTCAATGCATCAATATATGATCATACATTTGATAATTTTACAGATTTAGATAATGATTTTTCGGATAACGATCTTACTGGGGTACCTTCTCAAGTCACCAATTCTGGGATCGAATTTATAGCTCAAAAAGGGTTTTATGGTAACCTCAGCTTTCAGACTGTAGGTAAAATACCTGCAAATGATGCGAATGCATCATTTAGTAAAAACTATGAATTGTTACATGGTAAAATAGGATATAAAAATAGTATTGGATCTCACTTTACGTACGATTTATTCTTTGGGGCAAACAATATTCTAGACACAAAGTATGCATCTCAATTACAAATCAATGCCAGAGGATTTGGAGGCAATGCACCAAGATATTTCTATCCTGGTTTACCATTTAATGCATATGGAGGGATTAACATAAGATATAGTTTAGCATCATCTCGTCAAATAAATTAA
- a CDS encoding CARDB domain-containing protein yields the protein MKKQFILVVGLLFSTTFFFAQEVDITISTSNVDPIIKPGEYTLLNWSVKSRNNMAVSENKIKFFLSEDKQFTKDDLFLGSSLVPELVGGIEGEINYTWVRIPSDVNIGNHTVFFHVDADNEIEEVNETDNVKAEVVKVVANLKSDLIVESTDLPLFAIEGSQLKVGWATKNQGKAVSPPTELTIYLSKVPKITNESIKILDFDSRSVRIGERIIDEAIVTIPSDSEVDGGVIGERYLVFETDSNFMEKESNEYNNVDFKRIKIGSSCDLVSTDVEALARIGYYAPHVKGVLYDVSFEVKNQGRNTTEELGVVSCYLSEDTNLDRDDRLIYLNTNVPVLGNEDVFEVNFSNRWVGQAPDGPDGPSLEENLRELLNYNVIVVVDPENVISESNEDNNMVIKNIELSKETIKGFEKKETTVVFPVPVKDVLNIVVTDNTEITIYSVATGSIVLNKTFTQSGKYEVDVASLKRGSYILDDHKGKKINMIKR from the coding sequence ATGAAAAAACAATTTATTTTAGTAGTAGGACTTCTTTTTTCTACAACGTTTTTTTTCGCTCAGGAGGTCGATATTACCATTTCGACTTCTAATGTAGATCCTATAATCAAACCTGGAGAATATACACTATTGAATTGGTCTGTTAAAAGTAGGAATAATATGGCTGTATCAGAAAATAAGATTAAATTCTTTCTTTCTGAAGATAAACAATTTACCAAAGATGATCTGTTTTTAGGAAGTTCTTTGGTACCAGAATTAGTAGGGGGAATAGAAGGGGAAATAAATTATACTTGGGTACGAATCCCTTCTGATGTTAATATCGGAAATCATACTGTTTTTTTTCATGTTGATGCAGATAATGAAATTGAAGAAGTAAACGAAACAGATAATGTAAAGGCAGAAGTTGTAAAGGTAGTAGCTAATCTGAAATCTGATTTGATAGTAGAATCTACAGATTTACCATTATTTGCTATAGAAGGTAGTCAATTAAAAGTTGGATGGGCTACAAAAAATCAAGGAAAAGCAGTATCTCCTCCAACAGAGCTTACGATTTATCTTTCTAAAGTGCCTAAAATCACAAATGAATCTATAAAAATATTAGATTTCGATTCTCGATCCGTTCGTATTGGAGAACGCATTATAGACGAAGCAATAGTAACAATACCTAGTGATAGTGAAGTTGATGGAGGGGTAATAGGCGAGCGTTATCTTGTATTTGAGACTGATAGTAATTTTATGGAAAAAGAATCTAATGAGTACAATAATGTGGATTTCAAAAGAATAAAAATCGGAAGCTCTTGCGATTTAGTTAGTACAGATGTGGAAGCTTTGGCACGTATTGGTTATTATGCCCCACATGTAAAAGGAGTATTATATGATGTGAGTTTTGAAGTAAAAAACCAAGGTAGAAATACTACTGAAGAGCTAGGTGTGGTTAGTTGTTATCTTTCTGAAGATACTAATTTGGATAGAGATGATCGATTAATCTATTTAAATACTAATGTACCTGTTTTAGGGAATGAAGATGTTTTTGAAGTTAATTTTTCTAATCGTTGGGTGGGGCAAGCCCCAGATGGGCCAGATGGTCCATCTTTGGAAGAAAACCTTAGAGAGTTATTAAATTATAATGTTATTGTTGTTGTAGATCCTGAAAACGTAATCTCTGAATCTAATGAGGATAATAATATGGTGATTAAAAATATCGAGTTATCGAAAGAAACAATCAAAGGTTTCGAAAAAAAGGAGACAACTGTAGTGTTTCCTGTTCCTGTAAAAGATGTTTTGAATATTGTTGTTACAGACAATACAGAAATAACGATATATAGCGTAGCTACGGGTTCTATAGTGTTAAACAAAACGTTTACTCAATCAGGAAAATATGAAGTAGATGTAGCATCTTTAAAAAGAGGTAGTTATATTTTGGATGATCATAAAGGAAAAAAAATAAATATGATTAAAAGATGA
- a CDS encoding PQQ-dependent sugar dehydrogenase: MKNSILLLIFPFIAILSCAQEKKNDITLENDPKNYTTKIVVPDLQIPWGMAWLPDGSMLITEKSGELIHFKNGNKTSIGNVPEVYNRNQGGLLDIELHPKYKENGWLYITYSSKEGTEKGGNTALIRAKLNNNKLTNIEKLYKGMPNTTKGHHFGSRIEFDNEGYLYFSIGDRGNRDVNPQDITRDGGKIYRLNDDGSIPKDNPFVAKNGAKKAVFSYGHRNPQGMAIHPDGTIWVHEHGPKGGDEINPIIKGTNYGWPVITYGINYSGTSITDITKKEGMKQPLYYWVPSIAPSGMDFITSDIYPQWKNNLLVGSLIFQYLELVELTDTKVTGRKKLLDGIGRVRNVRQGPDGFIYVAVENKGIVKIIPN, encoded by the coding sequence ATGAAAAATTCTATTCTCCTTTTAATTTTTCCTTTTATCGCAATTTTATCCTGCGCCCAAGAAAAGAAAAATGATATTACTCTAGAAAATGATCCTAAAAACTATACAACAAAAATTGTTGTTCCTGATTTGCAAATCCCTTGGGGAATGGCCTGGTTGCCAGATGGTAGTATGCTTATTACAGAAAAAAGCGGGGAATTGATCCATTTTAAGAATGGTAACAAAACCTCTATTGGTAATGTTCCAGAAGTATATAACCGCAACCAGGGCGGATTGTTGGATATAGAACTACATCCTAAGTATAAAGAAAACGGATGGCTATACATTACTTATTCTTCTAAAGAAGGTACAGAAAAAGGCGGTAATACAGCCTTGATTAGAGCCAAACTAAACAACAATAAACTAACCAATATAGAGAAACTCTATAAAGGAATGCCCAATACTACAAAAGGGCATCATTTTGGATCGCGAATAGAATTTGATAATGAAGGATATCTCTATTTTTCTATTGGAGATCGAGGTAATAGAGATGTAAATCCTCAAGATATCACAAGAGACGGAGGAAAAATATACCGCCTCAATGATGATGGCTCTATTCCTAAAGACAATCCATTTGTCGCCAAAAATGGGGCAAAAAAAGCTGTCTTTTCATATGGTCATCGTAATCCACAAGGAATGGCAATACATCCCGATGGTACAATCTGGGTTCATGAACATGGCCCAAAAGGTGGTGATGAAATTAATCCAATCATAAAAGGTACAAACTATGGGTGGCCTGTAATCACTTATGGTATTAATTATAGTGGTACATCTATTACAGATATCACAAAAAAAGAAGGAATGAAGCAGCCTTTATACTATTGGGTACCTTCTATCGCTCCTAGCGGAATGGATTTTATTACAAGTGATATCTATCCCCAATGGAAAAACAACCTATTAGTAGGTTCTTTAATATTTCAATATCTTGAACTGGTAGAGTTAACCGATACTAAAGTTACAGGACGAAAAAAATTACTGGATGGTATAGGACGTGTTCGTAATGTAAGACAAGGGCCTGATGGTTTTATCTATGTAGCTGTAGAAAATAAAGGTATTGTAAAAATAATTCCTAATTAA